From the Phoenix dactylifera cultivar Barhee BC4 chromosome 10, palm_55x_up_171113_PBpolish2nd_filt_p, whole genome shotgun sequence genome, one window contains:
- the LOC103703153 gene encoding probable Histone-lysine N-methyltransferase ATXR5 isoform X2: MAPKRPEAESPSPTNGSVRKRTAAPPPPPPRRYRSLAEIMRTAKAAPPVTGDYYSDVRCEQCRSGDCDDELLLCDRCEKGYHLFCLRPIVVRVPTGPWLCPSCARERPFRRFPLMQKKIIDFFRIQRCSIAAAEEKCGISQDTRKRRRRSMPLIMHKKRRRILPFTPNENPAQRLQQMGSLATALTALKMEFSNELTYMRGMASRSANQAILEKGGMQVLPREDKETLELCRAMCKRGECPPLVVVYDSLEGFTVQADGHIKDMTFITEYTGDVDYLVNREHDDCDSMMTLLSATNPSNSLVICPDKRGNIARFINGINNHNHHYRQARWHLLVEY; the protein is encoded by the exons ATGGCGCCCAAGCGGCCCGAGGCGGAGAGCCCCTCCCCCACCAACGGGTCCGTCCGTAAGCGGACGGCGGCGCCGCCCCCGCCTCCGCCGCGGAGGTACCGGTCCCTGGCGGAGATAATGCGCACGGCGAAGGCCGCGCCGCCCGTCACCGGCGACTACTACTCCGACGTCCGGTGCGAGCAGTGCCGCTCCGGCGACTGCGACGATGAGTTGCTCCTCTGCGATCGCTGCGAAAAGGGTTACCACCTCTTCTGCCTCCGCCCCATCGTCGTCAGGGTTCCCACCGGCCCCTGGTTGTGCCCTAGCTGCGCCCGAGAGCGGCCGTTCCGAA GGTTTCCATTGATGCAGAAGAAGATCATAGACTTTTTCCGGATCCAGAGGTGCTCGATTGCTGCAGCGGAGGAGAAATGTGGGATCTCCCAAG ATACAAGGAAACGCAGGAGACGTTCCATGCCGTTAATTATGcataagaagaggaggagaatattACCATTTACTCCAAATGAAAATCCAGCGCAAAGGCTTCAACAAATGGGTTCTCTTGCTACTGCCTTAACAGCACTAAAGATGGAGTTCAGTAATGAGCTAACTTACATGCGGGGGATGGCCTCTAGATCTGCTAATCAGGCAATTTTAGAAAAAGGCGGCATGCAG GTCCTTCCAAGAGAAGATAAAGAAACACTAGAGCTCTGCAGGGCCATGTGCAAAAGAGGAGAATGTCCTCCGCTTGTAGTAGTTTATGATTCACTTGAAGG ATTCACTGTACAAGCTGATGGACATATAAAGGATATGACTTTTATCACTGAGTACACTGGAGATGTGGATTACCTCGTAAACCGGGAACATGATGATTGTGACAGCATGATGACCCTTCTTTCTGCAACAAACCCATCAAATAGTCTAGTTATCTGTCCTGATAAACGTGGAAACATTGCTCGCTTCATCAATGGCATTAACAACCATAATCA TCATTACCGGCAGGCCAGGTGGCATCTTCTTGTGGAATATTGA
- the LOC103703153 gene encoding probable Histone-lysine N-methyltransferase ATXR5 isoform X1, translating to MAPKRPEAESPSPTNGSVRKRTAAPPPPPPRRYRSLAEIMRTAKAAPPVTGDYYSDVRCEQCRSGDCDDELLLCDRCEKGYHLFCLRPIVVRVPTGPWLCPSCARERPFRRFPLMQKKIIDFFRIQRCSIAAAEEKCGISQDTRKRRRRSMPLIMHKKRRRILPFTPNENPAQRLQQMGSLATALTALKMEFSNELTYMRGMASRSANQAILEKGGMQVLPREDKETLELCRAMCKRGECPPLVVVYDSLEGFTVQADGHIKDMTFITEYTGDVDYLVNREHDDCDSMMTLLSATNPSNSLVICPDKRGNIARFINGINNHNQESRKKQNLKCVRYNVDGECRVLLVACRDIASGERLYYDYNGYEQEYPTQHFV from the exons ATGGCGCCCAAGCGGCCCGAGGCGGAGAGCCCCTCCCCCACCAACGGGTCCGTCCGTAAGCGGACGGCGGCGCCGCCCCCGCCTCCGCCGCGGAGGTACCGGTCCCTGGCGGAGATAATGCGCACGGCGAAGGCCGCGCCGCCCGTCACCGGCGACTACTACTCCGACGTCCGGTGCGAGCAGTGCCGCTCCGGCGACTGCGACGATGAGTTGCTCCTCTGCGATCGCTGCGAAAAGGGTTACCACCTCTTCTGCCTCCGCCCCATCGTCGTCAGGGTTCCCACCGGCCCCTGGTTGTGCCCTAGCTGCGCCCGAGAGCGGCCGTTCCGAA GGTTTCCATTGATGCAGAAGAAGATCATAGACTTTTTCCGGATCCAGAGGTGCTCGATTGCTGCAGCGGAGGAGAAATGTGGGATCTCCCAAG ATACAAGGAAACGCAGGAGACGTTCCATGCCGTTAATTATGcataagaagaggaggagaatattACCATTTACTCCAAATGAAAATCCAGCGCAAAGGCTTCAACAAATGGGTTCTCTTGCTACTGCCTTAACAGCACTAAAGATGGAGTTCAGTAATGAGCTAACTTACATGCGGGGGATGGCCTCTAGATCTGCTAATCAGGCAATTTTAGAAAAAGGCGGCATGCAG GTCCTTCCAAGAGAAGATAAAGAAACACTAGAGCTCTGCAGGGCCATGTGCAAAAGAGGAGAATGTCCTCCGCTTGTAGTAGTTTATGATTCACTTGAAGG ATTCACTGTACAAGCTGATGGACATATAAAGGATATGACTTTTATCACTGAGTACACTGGAGATGTGGATTACCTCGTAAACCGGGAACATGATGATTGTGACAGCATGATGACCCTTCTTTCTGCAACAAACCCATCAAATAGTCTAGTTATCTGTCCTGATAAACGTGGAAACATTGCTCGCTTCATCAATGGCATTAACAACCATAATCA GGAGAGTAGGAAGAAACAGAACCTTAAATGTGTCAGGTATAATGTGGATGGTGAATGCCGGGTCCTATTGGTTGCTTGTCGCGATATAGCCAGTGGAGAAAGGCTTTATTACGACTACAATGGTTATGAACAGGAATACCCAACTCAGCATTTTGTCTGA
- the LOC103703153 gene encoding probable Histone-lysine N-methyltransferase ATXR5 isoform X3, with protein sequence MAPKRPEAESPSPTNGSVRKRTAAPPPPPPRRYRSLAEIMRTAKAAPPVTGDYYSDVRCEQCRSGDCDDELLLCDRCEKGYHLFCLRPIVVRVPTGPWLCPSCARERPFRRFPLMQKKIIDFFRIQRCSIAAAEEKCGISQDTRKRRRRSMPLIMHKKRRRILPFTPNENPAQRLQQMGSLATALTALKMEFSNELTYMRGMASRSANQAILEKGGMQVLPREDKETLELCRAMCKRGECPPLVVVYDSLEGFTVQADGHIKDMTFITEYTGDVDYLVNREHDDCDSMMTLLSATNPSNSLVICPDKRGNIARFINGINNHNHLTNCHT encoded by the exons ATGGCGCCCAAGCGGCCCGAGGCGGAGAGCCCCTCCCCCACCAACGGGTCCGTCCGTAAGCGGACGGCGGCGCCGCCCCCGCCTCCGCCGCGGAGGTACCGGTCCCTGGCGGAGATAATGCGCACGGCGAAGGCCGCGCCGCCCGTCACCGGCGACTACTACTCCGACGTCCGGTGCGAGCAGTGCCGCTCCGGCGACTGCGACGATGAGTTGCTCCTCTGCGATCGCTGCGAAAAGGGTTACCACCTCTTCTGCCTCCGCCCCATCGTCGTCAGGGTTCCCACCGGCCCCTGGTTGTGCCCTAGCTGCGCCCGAGAGCGGCCGTTCCGAA GGTTTCCATTGATGCAGAAGAAGATCATAGACTTTTTCCGGATCCAGAGGTGCTCGATTGCTGCAGCGGAGGAGAAATGTGGGATCTCCCAAG ATACAAGGAAACGCAGGAGACGTTCCATGCCGTTAATTATGcataagaagaggaggagaatattACCATTTACTCCAAATGAAAATCCAGCGCAAAGGCTTCAACAAATGGGTTCTCTTGCTACTGCCTTAACAGCACTAAAGATGGAGTTCAGTAATGAGCTAACTTACATGCGGGGGATGGCCTCTAGATCTGCTAATCAGGCAATTTTAGAAAAAGGCGGCATGCAG GTCCTTCCAAGAGAAGATAAAGAAACACTAGAGCTCTGCAGGGCCATGTGCAAAAGAGGAGAATGTCCTCCGCTTGTAGTAGTTTATGATTCACTTGAAGG ATTCACTGTACAAGCTGATGGACATATAAAGGATATGACTTTTATCACTGAGTACACTGGAGATGTGGATTACCTCGTAAACCGGGAACATGATGATTGTGACAGCATGATGACCCTTCTTTCTGCAACAAACCCATCAAATAGTCTAGTTATCTGTCCTGATAAACGTGGAAACATTGCTCGCTTCATCAATGGCATTAACAACCATAATCA CCTTACAAATTGTCACACTTAA